A genomic segment from Bosea sp. OAE506 encodes:
- a CDS encoding protein-L-isoaspartate O-methyltransferase codes for MTDGEGDAMIEERPASEGERTVAFLLSLRAQGVRDLAVLRAMEKVARERFAPARFADLARQDVSVPLPCGQTMTAPHTVAALLTALDLQAGARVLEIGTGSGYVTSLLAAMGGAVVSLERYRTLALAAQERVGGSGFAGAIELRHADGLQPDRTLGRFERILVNGVTPVIPEMLLARLAPGGRLVGAMRVEGAARRVVVTRLPDGSFDHAPGPAVRLPPLVPGLARAL; via the coding sequence ATGACCGACGGCGAGGGCGACGCCATGATCGAGGAGCGGCCGGCGAGCGAGGGCGAGCGCACCGTCGCCTTCCTCCTGTCGCTGCGCGCTCAGGGCGTGCGCGACCTCGCCGTGCTGCGCGCCATGGAGAAGGTCGCGCGGGAGCGCTTTGCGCCCGCCCGCTTCGCCGATCTCGCCCGGCAGGACGTTTCGGTGCCGCTGCCCTGCGGTCAGACGATGACGGCGCCGCACACGGTCGCGGCGCTGCTGACGGCACTCGACCTCCAGGCCGGGGCGCGCGTGCTCGAGATCGGCACCGGCTCTGGCTATGTCACGTCGCTGCTGGCGGCGATGGGTGGCGCGGTGGTCTCGCTCGAACGCTACCGGACGCTGGCGCTCGCCGCGCAGGAGCGTGTCGGCGGCAGCGGCTTTGCAGGCGCGATCGAGCTGCGCCATGCCGACGGCCTCCAGCCCGACCGGACGCTGGGGCGCTTCGAGCGCATCCTCGTCAACGGCGTCACGCCGGTGATCCCCGAGATGCTGCTGGCGCGGCTCGCGCCGGGGGGGCGCCTCGTGGGCGCGATGCGCGTCGAGGGTGCGGCGCGGCGCGTCGTCGTCACGCGGCTGCCCGATGGCAGCTTCGACCATGCACCGGGCCCGGCTGTGCGCCTGCCGCCGCTGGTGCCCGGGCTGGCGCGGGCTCTCTGA
- a CDS encoding LysM peptidoglycan-binding domain-containing M23 family metallopeptidase, with protein sequence MRSPAGSVQFHLALRASTACLLALGLSACSSEAMRFTDTPFDSPFKTAQAPARDPATTGSIGRSVNTPVYSTPAPAVAAVRSQPLPPPQSAVALRAAAPQPVAGSSSGWSAQGGTPVVLAQGETLDTLSSRYGVPRAALISANGLSSPNVAPGTRITIPVYNAAASGAPAPAAAPRQQMAQAPAETRSDASRFVTGPAPAATLAPARPAAPVQDMRAKAPSAAEAKAQAAAEAKAKAEADALAMRESRARFAAEAKAKAAARTNTTAAAAPAPVAVPAAKPAAPAKVVAEKPAAKPAPEAQPARAAAAPAAEKAKPVVVATAPAAPEPKSAAVPKSEPEPTTTASLPKAEEAGEKADFRWPARGRVIAGFSGRGGNEGINIAVPEGTPVKAAEGGTVAYAGSELKGYGNLVLIRHPNGYVSAYAHNGELKVKRGDTVKRGQVVANSGQTGNVSSPQLHFELRKGSAPVDPTPYLNN encoded by the coding sequence ATGCGTAGTCCTGCCGGATCGGTCCAGTTCCATCTCGCCCTGCGCGCTTCGACGGCGTGCCTGCTCGCGCTCGGTCTCAGCGCCTGCTCATCGGAGGCGATGCGCTTCACCGACACCCCCTTCGACAGTCCGTTCAAGACGGCCCAGGCCCCTGCGCGCGACCCCGCGACGACGGGCTCCATCGGCCGCTCGGTGAACACGCCGGTCTATTCGACGCCGGCCCCCGCCGTAGCGGCCGTTCGCTCCCAGCCCCTGCCGCCGCCGCAGTCGGCGGTCGCCCTGCGCGCCGCCGCGCCGCAGCCGGTCGCCGGCAGCTCCTCCGGCTGGTCGGCCCAGGGCGGCACGCCCGTCGTTCTCGCCCAGGGCGAGACGCTGGACACGCTCTCCTCGCGTTATGGCGTGCCGCGCGCCGCGCTGATCTCCGCCAACGGCCTCTCCAGCCCGAATGTCGCGCCCGGCACGCGCATCACCATCCCCGTCTACAACGCCGCCGCGTCGGGCGCTCCGGCTCCGGCCGCCGCTCCGCGTCAGCAGATGGCCCAGGCTCCGGCCGAGACCCGCTCCGACGCGTCGCGTTTCGTGACCGGTCCCGCACCGGCTGCGACCCTGGCTCCGGCGCGTCCCGCCGCTCCGGTGCAGGATATGCGCGCCAAGGCTCCGTCCGCCGCCGAGGCGAAGGCCCAGGCTGCCGCCGAAGCCAAGGCGAAGGCCGAGGCCGACGCGCTGGCGATGCGCGAATCGCGGGCCCGCTTCGCCGCCGAGGCCAAGGCCAAGGCTGCCGCCCGCACCAACACGACGGCCGCTGCCGCTCCGGCCCCGGTTGCGGTGCCCGCCGCCAAGCCTGCGGCCCCGGCCAAGGTCGTCGCCGAGAAGCCCGCCGCCAAGCCGGCGCCCGAGGCTCAGCCTGCCCGGGCAGCGGCTGCTCCGGCGGCCGAGAAGGCCAAGCCGGTCGTCGTCGCGACGGCGCCCGCCGCGCCCGAGCCCAAGTCCGCGGCCGTTCCCAAGAGCGAGCCGGAGCCCACCACCACGGCCAGCCTGCCGAAGGCCGAAGAGGCCGGCGAGAAAGCCGATTTCCGCTGGCCGGCCCGCGGCCGCGTCATCGCCGGCTTCAGCGGCCGCGGCGGCAACGAGGGCATCAACATCGCCGTGCCGGAAGGCACGCCGGTGAAGGCGGCCGAGGGCGGCACTGTCGCCTATGCCGGCAGCGAGTTGAAGGGCTACGGCAATCTCGTCCTGATCCGTCACCCCAACGGCTATGTCTCGGCCTACGCCCATAATGGCGAGCTGAAGGTCAAGCGCGGCGATACGGTCAAGCGTGGCCAGGTCGTCGCCAACTCCGGCCAGACCGGCAATGTCTCCTCGCCGCAGCTCCATTTCGAGCTGCGCAAGGGCTCGGCGCCGGTCGACCCGACGCCCTATCTCAACAACTGA
- a CDS encoding ATP-binding protein, which yields MTAATETQTDPTLAALLRIAEALERIAPPARKPADLTLADAFVWHPAGSELAPVARVNRVALGLLRGVDRVRDTLAENTERFARGLPANNVLLWGARGMGKSSLVKSVHADTNTRLAGEALPLKLIEIHREDIESLPELMGLLRPDAHRAIVFCDDLSFDGDDASYKSLKAALDGGVEGRPGNVVFYATSNRRHLMPRDMMDNERATAINPGEAIEEKVSLSDRFGLWLGFHKCSQDEYLAMIDGYVGHFGLAIDPETLRHEALEWATTRGSRSGRTAWQYIQDLAGRLGTKLEG from the coding sequence ATGACCGCTGCGACCGAGACCCAGACCGACCCGACGCTGGCCGCCCTGCTGCGCATCGCCGAGGCGCTCGAGCGCATCGCCCCACCCGCGCGCAAGCCCGCCGATTTGACGCTCGCCGACGCCTTCGTCTGGCATCCCGCAGGGTCGGAACTCGCGCCCGTCGCCCGCGTCAACCGCGTCGCGCTCGGGCTGCTGCGCGGCGTCGATCGTGTCCGCGATACGCTGGCCGAGAACACCGAGCGCTTCGCCCGCGGGCTGCCCGCCAACAACGTGCTGCTCTGGGGCGCGCGCGGCATGGGCAAGTCCTCGCTGGTCAAGTCGGTCCATGCCGACACCAACACGCGGCTCGCCGGAGAGGCGCTGCCGCTCAAGCTGATCGAGATTCACCGCGAGGATATCGAGAGCCTGCCCGAACTGATGGGACTGCTGCGCCCGGACGCGCATCGCGCCATCGTCTTCTGCGACGATCTCTCCTTCGACGGCGACGATGCCTCCTACAAATCGCTCAAGGCGGCGCTGGACGGCGGCGTCGAGGGGCGGCCGGGCAATGTCGTGTTCTACGCGACCTCGAACCGCCGCCATCTGATGCCGCGGGACATGATGGACAATGAGCGCGCCACCGCGATCAACCCGGGCGAAGCGATCGAGGAGAAGGTCTCGCTGTCGGACCGTTTCGGCCTCTGGCTCGGCTTCCACAAATGCAGCCAGGACGAATATCTCGCGATGATCGACGGCTATGTCGGCCATTTCGGCCTGGCGATCGACCCCGAGACGCTGCGCCACGAGGCGCTGGAATGGGCGACGACCCGCGGCTCGCGCTCGGGCCGCACCGCCTGGCAATACATCCAGGATCTCGCTGGGCGGCTGGGAACGAAGCTGGAGGGGTGA
- the yajC gene encoding preprotein translocase subunit YajC: MLISLVPFVLIFVIMWFLIIRPQQKRVKLHQEMVKNVRRGDTVVTSGGIVAKVSKVIDDAEIEAEIADGVRVRLVRGMITDVRAKGEPVKS; encoded by the coding sequence ATGCTGATCTCGCTCGTTCCCTTCGTGCTGATCTTCGTGATCATGTGGTTCCTGATCATCCGGCCGCAGCAGAAGCGGGTGAAGCTGCATCAGGAGATGGTCAAGAACGTCCGCCGCGGCGACACGGTCGTGACCTCGGGCGGCATTGTCGCCAAGGTGTCCAAGGTGATCGACGATGCCGAGATCGAGGCGGAGATCGCCGACGGTGTCCGGGTTCGCCTGGTCCGGGGCATGATCACCGACGTTCGCGCCAAGGGCGAGCCGGTCAAGAGCTGA
- the secD gene encoding protein translocase subunit SecD → MLRFQTRKVIVVLLVLLFGCGFALPNLFSPETRQSIAQNAPSWIPRILLPIHAVVLGLDLQGGSHVLLEIDRADLVRSQVTQLRDDVRRILRDERVSFQGGIGMTARGVSLRVPDAADRAKLLPKLRELAQPIGTLGAFGPSGNTSIEVVEQPDGLIQLTVTEAGANERVRRAVEQAMEVLRRRVDALGTTEPNIQRQGLDRILVQVPGLQDPQRLKDILGQTAKLQFRMVADSQGGDVDMLPSQDAGGSQVPVERRVIVEGEDLIDAQPAFDSRTSQPIVNFRFNIRGAQRFGQATTENLGRPLAIVLDNKVISSPVIQSPITGGSGQISGNFTVEAVNNLAILLRAGALPAKMTIVEERTVGPGLGQDSIQAGKMATLIATVLVILYMIGTYGVFGFIASIALLVHVCLIFGLMSVLGATMTLPGIAGIVLTIGTAVDSNVLIYERMREESHQGRSLVSALEAGFQRAFATIIDSNVTMLIAALALFALGSGPVRGFAVVFILGILTTVITAVTLTRMLIALWYRWARPKTLPF, encoded by the coding sequence ATGCTCCGCTTCCAGACCCGCAAGGTCATCGTCGTCCTGCTCGTGCTGCTCTTCGGCTGCGGCTTTGCGCTGCCGAACCTGTTCTCGCCCGAGACCCGGCAGTCGATCGCGCAGAACGCGCCGTCCTGGATCCCGCGCATCCTGCTGCCGATCCACGCCGTCGTGCTCGGGCTCGACCTGCAGGGTGGCTCGCACGTCCTGCTGGAAATCGACCGGGCCGATCTGGTGCGCAGCCAGGTGACGCAGCTGCGCGACGACGTCCGCCGTATCCTGCGCGACGAGCGGGTAAGCTTCCAGGGCGGCATCGGCATGACCGCGCGCGGTGTCAGCTTGCGCGTTCCGGATGCGGCCGACCGGGCCAAGCTGCTGCCGAAGCTGCGCGAACTGGCGCAGCCGATCGGCACGCTCGGCGCCTTCGGGCCGTCCGGCAACACGTCGATCGAGGTTGTCGAGCAGCCCGACGGTCTGATCCAGCTCACCGTCACGGAAGCCGGCGCCAATGAGCGCGTCCGCCGCGCCGTCGAGCAGGCGATGGAGGTGCTGCGGCGCCGCGTCGACGCGCTCGGCACGACGGAGCCCAACATCCAGCGCCAGGGCCTCGATCGTATCCTGGTCCAGGTGCCCGGCCTGCAGGATCCGCAGCGCCTGAAGGACATTCTCGGCCAGACCGCCAAGCTGCAGTTCCGCATGGTGGCCGACAGCCAAGGCGGCGATGTCGACATGCTGCCGTCACAGGATGCCGGCGGTTCGCAGGTGCCTGTCGAGCGGCGCGTCATCGTCGAGGGCGAGGACCTGATCGATGCCCAGCCGGCCTTCGATTCGCGGACCTCGCAGCCGATCGTGAACTTCCGCTTCAATATCCGTGGCGCCCAGCGCTTCGGCCAGGCGACGACGGAAAATCTCGGCCGTCCGCTTGCGATCGTGCTCGACAACAAGGTGATCTCGTCGCCCGTCATCCAGTCGCCGATCACCGGCGGCTCGGGCCAGATCTCGGGCAACTTCACGGTCGAGGCGGTCAACAACCTCGCCATCTTGCTGCGCGCCGGCGCGCTGCCGGCGAAGATGACGATTGTCGAGGAGCGGACCGTCGGCCCCGGCCTCGGCCAGGACTCGATCCAGGCCGGCAAGATGGCGACGCTGATCGCAACGGTGCTGGTGATCCTCTACATGATCGGCACCTATGGTGTGTTCGGCTTCATCGCCTCGATCGCGCTGCTCGTCCATGTCTGCCTGATCTTCGGGCTGATGTCGGTGCTGGGCGCGACGATGACGCTGCCGGGCATCGCCGGCATCGTGCTGACGATCGGCACGGCGGTGGACTCCAACGTGCTGATCTATGAGCGCATGCGCGAGGAATCGCATCAGGGCCGCTCGCTCGTCTCGGCACTCGAGGCCGGCTTCCAGCGCGCCTTCGCGACGATCATCGACTCCAACGTGACAATGCTGATCGCCGCGCTGGCGCTGTTTGCGCTGGGCTCCGGCCCGGTGCGCGGCTTCGCGGTGGTGTTCATCCTCGGCATCCTGACGACCGTCATCACCGCGGTGACGCTGACCCGCATGCTGATCGCGCTCTGGTACCGCTGGGCCCGCCCCAAGACCCTTCCGTTCTGA
- the secF gene encoding protein translocase subunit SecF, which translates to MRLLRIVPDGTRFKIVRFRRFSYPFSAAYSLLVLFLFLTVGLNFGIDFRGGTLIEMQAKSGKPEIGSVRQTANALGFGEAEVQEFGSGGEISMRFALQPGGEVAQQQVVVKAREAFAATYDFRRVETVGPRVSGELVQAGTLGVVLAIVGVLIYLWFRFEMQLAIGAILGTLHDIVLTMGFFLITQLEFNLTSIAAILTIVGYSLNETVVVFDRTRELLRRYKTMPIPDLLDLSVNSTLSRTAITSTTTVLALIALVLFGGTAIEGFALVMLFGVVVCTYSAMFISTPVLLYLDVRAGVSRSEGTEEKLPTAAKAKS; encoded by the coding sequence ATGCGTCTGCTTCGCATCGTTCCCGACGGCACCCGTTTCAAGATCGTCCGCTTCCGGCGGTTCAGCTACCCGTTCTCGGCGGCCTATTCGCTGCTGGTGCTGTTCCTGTTCCTGACGGTGGGCCTCAATTTCGGCATCGACTTCCGCGGCGGCACGCTGATCGAAATGCAGGCGAAGTCCGGCAAGCCCGAGATCGGCTCGGTGCGCCAGACGGCCAACGCTCTCGGCTTCGGCGAGGCGGAGGTGCAGGAATTCGGCTCCGGCGGCGAAATCTCGATGCGCTTCGCCCTGCAGCCGGGCGGCGAGGTGGCCCAGCAGCAGGTCGTCGTCAAGGCGCGCGAGGCTTTCGCCGCGACCTATGATTTCCGTCGCGTCGAGACGGTCGGTCCCCGCGTCTCGGGCGAATTGGTCCAGGCCGGCACGCTCGGCGTCGTGCTCGCGATCGTCGGCGTGCTGATTTATCTCTGGTTCCGCTTCGAGATGCAGCTCGCGATCGGCGCGATCCTCGGCACGCTGCACGACATCGTGCTGACGATGGGCTTCTTCCTGATCACGCAGCTGGAGTTCAACCTGACCTCGATCGCCGCGATCCTGACCATCGTCGGCTACTCGCTCAACGAAACCGTCGTGGTGTTCGACCGCACGCGCGAATTGCTGCGGCGCTACAAGACCATGCCGATCCCCGACCTGCTGGACCTCTCGGTCAATTCGACGCTGTCGCGCACCGCAATCACCTCGACCACGACGGTGCTGGCGCTGATCGCGCTCGTGCTGTTCGGCGGAACGGCGATCGAGGGCTTCGCGCTCGTCATGCTCTTCGGCGTGGTGGTCTGCACCTATTCGGCGATGTTCATCTCGACGCCGGTCCTGCTCTATCTCGATGTCCGTGCCGGGGTTTCCCGCAGCGAGGGCACCGAGGAGAAGCTGCCCACCGCGGCCAAGGCCAAGAGCTGA
- a CDS encoding MTH938/NDUFAF3 family protein: MSRFDGFVPGRHQLDAFGAGGFRFAGMSHRGSVLALPSGIRIWPVARFAEVTPELLQPVLDEADGIDFLLIGTGADIAFIPHAWRDLLRASGVTVEGMATGAAARTYNVLVAEERRVAAALIAVD; the protein is encoded by the coding sequence ATGAGCCGCTTCGACGGATTCGTCCCCGGACGCCACCAGCTCGACGCCTTCGGCGCCGGTGGTTTCCGCTTCGCCGGGATGAGCCATCGCGGATCGGTGCTGGCGCTGCCATCCGGCATCCGGATCTGGCCGGTTGCCCGCTTCGCCGAGGTTACGCCCGAGCTGCTCCAGCCGGTGCTGGACGAGGCCGATGGCATCGACTTCCTGCTGATCGGTACCGGCGCCGACATTGCTTTCATTCCGCATGCCTGGCGGGATCTGCTTCGGGCGAGCGGCGTAACGGTCGAGGGCATGGCGACGGGCGCCGCCGCGCGGACCTACAACGTCCTCGTCGCCGAGGAACGGCGCGTCGCCGCGGCGCTGATCGCGGTGGATTGA
- a CDS encoding phytoene/squalene synthase family protein, with protein sequence MPQATETDRRSDAVPSALPDAYAHCAAMVREQDHDRYITCLYAPESQRPSLLALYAFSLEIARIRALVSEPLPGEVRMQWWRDLLEGQASGETQGHPVAAALLDTIARYRLPIAPLTGLIEARIFDLYDDPMPSLRDLEGYAGETASALVRLASIILANGRDPGGAAAAGYAGVAYALTGLMRAFPWHAAEGQVYLPGDILARNGVTRDDIVRGRGGPGVLYSLKELRGIARGHLVKLRELRSTIPSAVMPAFLPVALVEPYLARMERSGYDPYRTIITLPAWRRQWAIWRAAKAAG encoded by the coding sequence ATGCCGCAGGCAACCGAGACCGACCGTCGTAGCGACGCCGTGCCGTCCGCCCTGCCGGATGCTTACGCGCATTGCGCCGCGATGGTGCGCGAGCAGGATCACGACCGCTACATCACCTGCCTCTACGCACCCGAATCGCAGCGCCCCTCGCTGCTCGCGCTTTATGCCTTCAGCCTCGAGATCGCCCGCATCCGCGCGCTGGTGAGCGAGCCGCTGCCCGGCGAGGTCCGGATGCAGTGGTGGCGCGACTTGCTCGAGGGGCAGGCGAGCGGCGAGACGCAGGGCCACCCCGTCGCCGCAGCGCTGCTCGACACGATCGCGCGCTATCGCCTGCCGATCGCGCCGCTGACGGGGCTGATCGAGGCGCGCATCTTCGATCTCTATGACGACCCGATGCCCTCGCTGCGCGACCTCGAAGGCTATGCCGGCGAGACCGCGAGCGCGCTGGTCCGGCTGGCCTCGATCATCCTCGCCAATGGCCGCGATCCCGGCGGGGCGGCTGCCGCGGGCTATGCCGGCGTTGCCTATGCACTGACGGGGCTGATGCGCGCTTTCCCCTGGCATGCGGCCGAGGGGCAGGTCTATCTGCCCGGCGACATCCTCGCCCGCAACGGCGTCACCCGCGACGACATCGTCCGCGGCCGCGGCGGGCCGGGCGTGCTCTATTCGCTGAAGGAGCTGCGCGGCATTGCGCGCGGGCATCTGGTGAAGCTGCGCGAGTTGCGCAGCACGATCCCCTCTGCCGTGATGCCGGCCTTCCTGCCGGTCGCGCTGGTCGAGCCCTATCTCGCGCGCATGGAACGCTCGGGCTACGACCCCTACCGCACGATCATCACGCTGCCCGCCTGGCGCCGGCAATGGGCGATCTGGCGGGCCGCAAAGGCGGCTGGCTGA
- the trmFO gene encoding methylenetetrahydrofolate--tRNA-(uracil(54)-C(5))-methyltransferase (FADH(2)-oxidizing) TrmFO, whose translation MEPVHIIGGGLAGSEAAWQIAQAGVPVILHEMRPVRGTDAHKTEGLAELVCSNSFRSDDALSNAVGQLHWEMRRLGSLIMAKGDAHQVPAGGALAVDRDGFSQGVTAALEAHPLVTIDRAEIAGLPPAEWDSVIIATGPLTSPALAAGLQSLTGEDALAFFDAIAPIVHFDSVDMDQAWFQSRYDKAGPGGTGADYINCPLDRDQYEAFIDALLAAETTEFKEWEGTPYFDGCLPIEVMAQRGRETLRWGPMKPVGLTNKHNPTVKAYAVVQLRQDNALGTLFNMTGFQTKLKYGEQAAIFRMIPGLQNAEFARLGGIHRNTYLNSPKLLDARLRLKADPRLRFAGQITGCEGYVESAAIGLLAGRLAAAERLGREIEIPPATTALGALVNHITGGHIVTIDEGPRSFQPMNINFGLFPHIEGQATHGPDGKKLKGPAKSVARKHALTARAKVEMEAWAGGERAQAAE comes from the coding sequence ATGGAACCCGTTCACATCATCGGCGGCGGTCTCGCCGGCTCCGAGGCCGCCTGGCAGATCGCCCAGGCCGGCGTCCCCGTCATCCTGCACGAGATGCGGCCCGTCCGCGGCACCGACGCCCACAAGACCGAGGGGCTGGCCGAGCTGGTCTGCTCCAACTCCTTCCGCTCGGACGATGCGCTCTCCAATGCGGTCGGCCAGCTGCATTGGGAGATGCGCCGGCTCGGTTCGCTGATCATGGCAAAGGGCGACGCTCATCAGGTCCCGGCCGGCGGCGCACTCGCGGTCGACCGCGACGGCTTTTCTCAAGGAGTCACCGCCGCGCTCGAGGCCCATCCGCTGGTCACGATCGACCGCGCCGAGATCGCCGGCCTCCCGCCCGCGGAGTGGGACAGCGTCATCATCGCCACCGGTCCCCTCACCTCGCCCGCGCTCGCCGCCGGCCTGCAGTCGCTGACCGGCGAGGATGCCCTGGCCTTCTTCGACGCCATCGCCCCGATCGTCCATTTCGACTCGGTCGACATGGACCAGGCCTGGTTCCAGTCGCGCTACGACAAGGCGGGCCCGGGCGGCACCGGCGCCGACTACATCAACTGCCCGCTCGACCGCGACCAGTACGAGGCCTTCATCGACGCGCTGCTGGCCGCCGAGACAACCGAGTTCAAGGAGTGGGAGGGCACGCCCTATTTCGACGGCTGCCTGCCGATCGAGGTCATGGCGCAGCGCGGCCGCGAGACGCTGCGCTGGGGCCCGATGAAGCCGGTCGGCCTGACCAACAAGCACAACCCGACGGTCAAGGCCTATGCGGTGGTGCAGCTGCGCCAGGACAATGCGCTGGGCACGCTGTTCAACATGACGGGCTTCCAGACCAAGCTGAAATATGGCGAGCAGGCCGCGATCTTCCGGATGATTCCGGGCCTCCAGAACGCCGAATTCGCCCGGCTCGGCGGCATCCACCGCAACACCTATCTCAACTCGCCGAAGCTGCTCGATGCCCGCCTGCGGCTGAAGGCCGATCCGCGCCTGCGCTTCGCCGGCCAGATCACCGGCTGCGAGGGCTATGTCGAGAGCGCCGCCATCGGCCTGCTCGCGGGCCGGCTCGCCGCGGCCGAGCGGCTCGGCCGGGAGATCGAGATCCCGCCGGCGACGACCGCGCTGGGCGCGCTGGTCAACCACATCACGGGCGGCCACATCGTCACCATCGACGAGGGGCCGCGCTCCTTCCAGCCGATGAACATCAATTTCGGCCTCTTCCCCCATATCGAGGGCCAGGCGACGCATGGCCCCGACGGCAAGAAGCTCAAAGGCCCGGCCAAGAGCGTCGCCCGCAAGCATGCGCTGACGGCCAGGGCGAAGGTCGAGATGGAAGCCTGGGCGGGCGGCGAGCGGGCTCAGGCCGCGGAGTGA
- a CDS encoding DUF1127 domain-containing protein, with the protein MFVTMIAAKIRSYLRYRETVRELSRLTDRELDDLGLSRTEIPFVARTHAAV; encoded by the coding sequence ATGTTCGTCACCATGATCGCCGCCAAGATCCGCTCTTACCTGCGCTATCGCGAGACCGTTCGCGAGCTCTCCCGTCTGACCGACCGCGAGCTCGACGATCTCGGCCTGTCGCGCACGGAAATCCCCTTCGTCGCGCGCACCCACGCCGCCGTCTGA
- a CDS encoding invasion associated locus B family protein, whose protein sequence is MTTSATRAALIAATLGLSPLPALAATATPLGQFGSWTAAAFGEGEARSCYILATPASAAPETLRHGEVYFFVKEGEAPQATESSLQAGYDFADGSEVTVTIGDETFRMITKGSHAWLRRIEREGELLAAMRAGRVMALEARSARGNATNYEFSLAGVTAASRHLTNCE, encoded by the coding sequence ATGACGACATCCGCCACCCGCGCCGCCCTCATTGCGGCCACGCTCGGCCTGAGCCCGCTGCCGGCACTCGCCGCCACCGCCACCCCGCTCGGCCAGTTCGGCAGCTGGACCGCCGCCGCCTTTGGCGAGGGCGAGGCGCGCAGCTGCTATATCCTCGCCACCCCCGCCAGCGCCGCGCCCGAGACCCTGCGCCATGGCGAGGTCTATTTCTTCGTCAAGGAAGGCGAGGCGCCGCAAGCGACGGAGTCCAGCCTGCAGGCCGGCTACGACTTCGCCGATGGCTCCGAGGTCACCGTCACCATCGGCGACGAGACCTTCCGCATGATCACCAAGGGCAGCCATGCCTGGCTGCGCCGGATCGAGCGCGAAGGCGAGCTGCTGGCGGCGATGCGCGCCGGCCGCGTCATGGCGCTGGAGGCCCGCTCCGCCCGCGGCAATGCCACGAACTACGAGTTCTCGCTCGCCGGCGTCACCGCCGCCTCCCGCCATCTCACGAATTGCGAGTGA
- a CDS encoding SEC-C metal-binding domain-containing protein: MKRGVRIVHGDVELQEKLGRNDLCVCGSGRRFQKVLHAERPFRRLRPG; this comes from the coding sequence GTGAAGCGCGGCGTCCGCATCGTCCATGGCGATGTCGAACTGCAGGAAAAGCTCGGCCGCAACGACCTCTGCGTCTGCGGCTCCGGGCGCAGATTTCAAAAAGTGCTGCATGCCGAGCGGCCGTTTCGACGGCTCCGACCGGGATGA
- a CDS encoding ImmA/IrrE family metallo-endopeptidase has protein sequence MTTADVAGRLKKTTDLIEAWEAGDDAPSYPQLETLAYDIYKRPLALFFMPAPPDEPRPRAEFRSLPDADLSHLSRDTTLLIRKARAFQAALIELHGDRSPAAAPIWRQARLNPRAGVVQQAARVREVLGVSLENIRQRPDADAALKLWRRAIERGGVHIFKDTFKQRELSGFCLWHPEFPVILINNSTTKTRQVFSLIHELAHVLCDRSGISRFDSRGIEELPPADRAVERFCNAVAAEILVPMADFEAAARGIDPDRASDDQFAALAARYHVSRSVVLRRFVERGEVAVDRYLAKDREWADQQRDGGTGGNYYATQGAYLSEQFLREVVSRYSRRLLTRTEAAELIGVKPKNFEQFEEMVLRGAAA, from the coding sequence ATGACGACGGCTGACGTGGCCGGGCGGTTGAAAAAGACGACTGACCTCATTGAGGCGTGGGAGGCCGGCGACGATGCCCCGAGCTACCCTCAGCTAGAGACGCTGGCCTACGATATCTACAAGCGCCCGCTCGCGCTGTTCTTTATGCCAGCCCCACCGGATGAGCCGCGTCCGCGTGCGGAGTTCCGGTCGCTGCCTGACGCCGATCTAAGCCACCTCTCGCGTGATACTACCCTGCTCATCAGGAAGGCGCGAGCGTTTCAAGCAGCCTTGATCGAGCTCCATGGCGACCGAAGCCCGGCGGCTGCGCCCATATGGCGGCAGGCGCGCTTGAACCCCCGTGCCGGTGTGGTTCAGCAGGCCGCTCGTGTTCGCGAGGTTTTGGGCGTCAGCCTGGAGAATATCCGGCAGCGGCCGGACGCAGATGCAGCCCTGAAGCTTTGGCGGCGGGCCATCGAGCGCGGCGGCGTGCATATCTTCAAAGACACGTTCAAGCAGCGCGAACTCTCGGGTTTCTGCCTGTGGCATCCCGAGTTCCCCGTTATCCTCATCAACAACAGCACGACCAAGACGCGGCAGGTGTTCAGCCTTATCCACGAGTTGGCGCATGTGTTGTGTGACCGAAGCGGCATCAGCCGGTTTGACAGTCGGGGGATAGAGGAGTTGCCGCCGGCTGACCGGGCTGTTGAGCGGTTCTGCAATGCGGTAGCTGCCGAAATCCTCGTGCCCATGGCTGATTTCGAGGCGGCTGCGCGCGGCATCGATCCCGATCGTGCGTCCGATGACCAGTTTGCGGCCCTAGCCGCACGGTATCACGTCAGCCGGAGCGTCGTGTTGCGCCGCTTTGTCGAACGCGGCGAGGTAGCTGTGGATCGATACCTCGCGAAAGATCGAGAATGGGCCGATCAGCAGCGGGATGGCGGCACCGGCGGCAACTACTATGCGACGCAGGGGGCTTATCTCAGCGAGCAATTCCTGCGCGAGGTGGTATCCCGCTATTCGCGGCGGCTGCTGACTCGAACTGAGGCTGCTGAACTAATCGGCGTGAAGCCAAAGAATTTTGAGCAATTCGAGGAAATGGTACTGCGGGGTGCCGCAGCATGA